A portion of the Bacillus thuringiensis genome contains these proteins:
- a CDS encoding ABC transporter ATP-binding protein — translation MIQLANVAKGYGKSNFSALKDINLTIEKGEMIAIMGPSGSGKSTLLNIIGLIESPSTGMYFLDGMDTSTFKSNYHKYRNTEVGFVFQNFSLLDDYTVVENVMLPLVYRKISHKKRIQISKEMLEMVGLERHINKYPYELSGGEQQRTAIARALAQDTKIILADEPTGALDQENGKKIMSILKEINKQGKTVLVVTHDQKVAAYCQRTIRLLDGCMV, via the coding sequence ATGATTCAGCTCGCAAATGTGGCTAAGGGATACGGAAAGAGCAATTTTAGTGCTTTAAAAGATATTAATCTTACAATAGAAAAAGGCGAAATGATAGCCATTATGGGACCATCTGGTTCTGGGAAATCAACCTTGCTTAACATTATTGGCTTAATTGAGAGCCCCTCTACTGGAATGTATTTTTTAGATGGAATGGATACGAGTACATTCAAGTCAAACTATCATAAGTATAGAAACACGGAAGTTGGATTTGTATTTCAGAACTTTTCGCTATTAGATGATTATACAGTTGTTGAAAATGTAATGCTTCCGCTTGTATATAGAAAAATTTCTCATAAGAAACGTATACAAATATCAAAAGAAATGCTGGAAATGGTAGGACTGGAAAGGCATATTAACAAATATCCTTACGAGTTATCAGGAGGAGAACAGCAAAGAACAGCAATAGCAAGGGCTTTAGCACAAGATACAAAAATTATACTTGCTGATGAACCGACTGGTGCTCTCGATCAAGAAAACGGGAAGAAAATTATGAGCATTTTAAAAGAGATTAATAAACAAGGAAAAACGGTGCTAGTTGTTACACATGATCAAAAGGTAGCTGCATATTGTCAGAGGACGATACGGTTACTTGATGGTTGTATGGTATAA
- a CDS encoding IS3 family transposase (programmed frameshift), translated as MAKFTADEKIQIVLRYLNGNESYRELGRSLGISDTIILNWVNQYKQNGLEAFLKRCTNYTQQFKLDVLNFMIENGMSLFETAAIFNIPAPSTISVWKKQLETQGIDALQSKKKGRPSMKKDSNKQLKQPLAEGSVEALEARIKQLEMENEYFKKVKCLSSKQGKITKQDKAQVVYELRHKYSVKALVELATIPRSTYYDLVKKMNRPDVDADLKAEIKAIYEENEGRYGYRRIRDELTNRGQKVNHKKVQRIMKELGLKCVVRMKKYKSYKGKVGRIAPNILERNFHTDAPNQKWITDITEFKLFGEKLYVSPVLDLYNGEIITYTIGSRPTYSLVSDMLEKALERLPETHQLLMHSDQGWHYQMRQYVRTLESRAIVQSMSRKGNCYDNAVIENFFGIMKSEFLYIKEFENVEHFKIELEKYIDYYNTKRIKAKLKMSPVQYRTHFYQAA; from the exons ATGGCTAAATTTACAGCTGATGAAAAAATACAAATCGTTCTACGTTATTTGAACGGAAATGAAAGTTATCGAGAACTGGGTAGATCGCTCGGTATAAGTGACACAATCATTTTGAATTGGGTAAACCAATATAAACAGAATGGTCTGGAAGCTTTTCTAAAACGATGTACAAATTACACACAACAATTTAAACTAGACGTACTAAACTTTATGATTGAAAACGGTATGTCCTTATTTGAGACGGCAGCTATCTTTAATATTCCTGCCCCTTCAACGATTTCTGTTTGGAAAAAACAGCTCGAAACACAAGGAATTGATGCCCTTCAATCTAAGAAAAAGGGGCGTCCATCCATGAAAAAAGATTCAAATAAACAATTGAAACAACCTTTAGCTGAAGGATCAGTCGAAGCACTTGAAGCACGCATTAAACAGCTTGAGATGGAAAATGAGTACT TTAAAAAAGTTAAATGCCTTAGTTCAAAACAAGGAAAAATCACAAAACAAGACAAAGCGCAAGTAGTCTATGAATTAAGGCATAAATATTCGGTCAAGGCACTCGTGGAGCTAGCTACTATTCCTCGAAGCACGTATTATGATTTAGTAAAGAAAATGAATCGTCCAGATGTAGATGCCGATTTGAAAGCTGAGATTAAAGCGATTTATGAGGAAAATGAAGGTCGTTATGGTTACCGTCGCATTCGTGATGAATTAACGAATCGTGGCCAGAAAGTGAACCACAAGAAGGTTCAGCGCATTATGAAAGAGCTTGGGTTAAAGTGTGTTGTGCGTATGAAGAAATATAAATCCTATAAAGGAAAAGTCGGTAGAATTGCACCTAATATTTTAGAGCGTAATTTTCATACAGATGCACCGAATCAAAAGTGGATAACAGACATCACAGAGTTTAAATTGTTTGGAGAAAAACTGTATGTATCACCTGTATTAGATTTGTATAATGGTGAAATTATTACCTATACAATTGGTTCTAGACCGACGTATTCGCTTGTTTCAGACATGTTAGAGAAAGCATTGGAACGTTTACCCGAAACCCACCAGCTACTGATGCATTCGGATCAAGGATGGCATTATCAAATGAGACAGTACGTCCGGACACTTGAATCAAGAGCTATCGTCCAGAGTATGTCTCGAAAAGGAAACTGTTACGACAACGCAGTAATAGAAAATTTCTTTGGGATTATGAAGTCGGAGTTCCTCTACATAAAAGAATTTGAAAATGTAGAGCACTTTAAAATAGAATTAGAAAAATATATAGATTATTATAATACGAAACGGATTAAGGCAAAATTAAAAATGAGCCCGGTACAATACCGGACTCACTTTTATCAAGCTGCCTAA
- a CDS encoding ABC transporter permease: MNLVHKTKTKKLYLPTHLFYQFSTIAIIIGVTIFFSIVNDSFLTYNNISDILRSISIVTLLAIGVTFTLIVDGFDLSVGSTASLATIAAASCLVLYRQELLVTLLVPILCGLLVGLLNALLVIRIKLPDLLATLSIMYIVNGLHLTFSKGSSIYEGMSGATGHFIPSFLFIGQGSVLGIPVPVIIMLTVVLIAHLFLEKTTYGRFFYMTGGNREAARLAGIPTDRYRVYAYMISGLLASIGGIILCSRVGTGQVSAGAPLLMDAVAAAYIGYAMFGAKKPNIVGTFLGSVLIGIILNGLTMMNVPYYAQDIIKGSILITALAFSFIKKKRK; the protein is encoded by the coding sequence TTGAATCTCGTTCATAAAACGAAAACTAAGAAACTATATTTACCTACTCATCTTTTTTATCAATTTAGTACAATTGCTATTATTATAGGTGTTACAATTTTTTTCTCTATCGTCAATGATTCTTTTTTAACATATAACAATATTAGTGATATTTTACGTTCTATTTCCATCGTAACGTTACTTGCAATCGGCGTTACCTTTACATTGATTGTAGATGGGTTTGATTTATCAGTCGGCTCTACCGCTAGTTTAGCAACAATTGCAGCTGCTTCTTGTCTCGTTTTATATCGACAAGAACTATTAGTTACACTCCTTGTTCCTATTCTTTGCGGATTATTAGTTGGATTATTAAATGCACTACTCGTTATCCGAATTAAACTACCCGATTTACTAGCTACATTAAGTATCATGTATATCGTTAATGGACTACACTTAACATTTTCAAAAGGATCCTCAATTTATGAAGGAATGTCCGGTGCAACAGGACATTTTATTCCATCCTTTTTATTTATCGGTCAAGGTTCCGTCTTAGGAATTCCAGTCCCTGTCATTATCATGCTTACTGTCGTTTTAATTGCACATCTATTTTTAGAAAAAACAACGTACGGTCGTTTCTTTTATATGACTGGTGGGAATCGAGAAGCTGCTAGATTAGCCGGTATTCCTACTGATCGTTACCGTGTATATGCTTATATGATTAGTGGTTTACTAGCTTCTATTGGCGGCATTATTCTATGCAGCCGCGTTGGAACAGGACAAGTTTCAGCTGGTGCTCCATTATTAATGGATGCAGTCGCAGCTGCCTATATCGGTTACGCAATGTTCGGTGCCAAGAAACCAAATATAGTCGGAACATTCCTCGGATCGGTATTAATCGGAATTATACTAAATGGCCTCACAATGATGAACGTTCCTTATTATGCACAAGATATCATTAAAGGCAGTATTTTAATTACAGCTTTAGCCTTTTCATTTATTAAAAAGAAGCGTAAATGA